From the genome of Leucoraja erinacea ecotype New England chromosome 24, Leri_hhj_1, whole genome shotgun sequence:
TAACCCCACCCAttagtcagtcatacagcgtggaaacaggcccttcagcccacaccgaccaacacgtcaCATCTATACTAGTACCACATGCACGTGTTtgcccaatatccctctaaaccaatcctagccatgtacctgtataaatattagttaaacgttgcgatagtcccagcctcaactgcctcctctggcagcttgttccatacacccaccaccctttgtgtgaaaaagttacccctcggtttctattaaatcttcgccccttcaccttaagcccatgtccactggttctccattcccctactctgggcaagagactctatatgTTTACGCGATATAGTCTTTGCACAATTTTGTACACCCTTCATCCACCTGCCccccaaggaacagagtcccagcctgctcaacagcTCCGTATAGCTCAGACCCGCATGTCCTGGCaagatcctcgtaaatcttccttgTAGTCTTTCCAGCTTAGAAACATCGTTCCCATAACACGgttcccaaaactgaacacaatactgtaaatatggtctcaccaacatcttgtataactgcaacatgacccaacttccatactcaatactctgactgctgAAGGCCAAGGTGCTAAAAGCTTTTTGACCACGATATCTACCTGCGACGGCACTttcaataaactaaaatatagAATCCCAAACCTGAAGCAAAACACCTCGTTCACcttgagaagctcagcgggtgaggcagcatctatggagcgaatgaaataggcgacgttttgggctgagaccctttttcctatggagccaaggaaataggcgacgtttcgggccgagacccgaagggtttcggcccgaaacgttgcccatttccttcgctccacagatgctgctgcacccgctgagtttctcccgcatttgtgtctaccttcgattttccagcatctgcagttccttcataaacacctCTTTCACCTTTATTAGTTCTGTAGCCTTGCATCTGGGCCAGGCAGTGGGACTAGCTCGGTTAGGCTATTGGTCAGTCTGAATGagttggcccgaagggcctgtttccatgctgtctctataGCTCTATGACATCTTAACAGCTTCCCAGTGTACACGACATCCCAATTATAAAGGGGGAAGGAAATCAATAAAATGAaataggaaacccatgcagtcacaggtagaatatGGCTTCATATTAATGGCGTCAAAGTTCTTTGGCGTGTTTTGGGAGGGGAAGGAAAGAAACTATAGAAATTTGGGTCGTCTTTTTGTCACCATTCTCACAGGTAAAGTGCGAGTGTGGCAACACAGAGAACTTTGGATGAGCACGGGAGCGGAATCCTAGTGTAGATATAAAAGGCGGCAgaatggtgcagcgggtggagctgctgcctcacagttggtTCAATCCTAAGATATTGGTGAGGACAAGTTGCTATATCTATTTCTAGACTGAAACAAAGAGAGAGATTAAATCAGGTGCTTACAATGGCAGGTCTGTGCTGTTGTGCCTGGTCTTGCGTGCCGTTCCATCATCCCTCGGTAGTGCTTTTTGCAAACTGGACATAGCAGCTGTCTTTTTAATGTCTATAACAGCATAAAACTCAGTCCTACGTGTGGGAGTTGGTGGGACCGGAGTGCTGGGCATTCTGGGGGTCTGGGGTACATCAGAGTCACTGGCACCCTCCAGCTCCACCTGGATGTAGTTTAATTGTCTCTGCTCGGGGCACGGGCATCTAAAGTCGAAGCTGAAGACGTTAGGGGTGCATTCCCGCTGCCGGGAGAAGTCGACCTTGTGTAAGCCGGGCTGAATGGTGACGTTCTCCGTGTTGACGTAGTTccgcagtgggtccaggttattGTGATATCCGTTTTGTGGGGGGGATCCAGAGTCactccagtcctcttcctcctgCCTCTGCGTCTGGCTTTCCCACAGGGGAGGTAAAGAGGGCAGGTTTTCGTAGTTCAGCATGGCTGTCTTCCTATGAGCACAGTTATTGTGGTTCTGGCCGTCCCCGCACATCTTGAGACGGCCTCGCCTCAACCCCGACCCGGACGACACGGGCAAACCGTTGACGTTCTCGTAAGTCATCTTGTTCATGGAGGAGCACATGGCGTTCTGGTCGCAGCCGTCCTGGAAAGGGTCTCGCTCCTGGTAGGCCACCGCCGCGCTGTACTCGGCCAGCTCCCTGTGCCTGTCCATCCGCTCCAGCTCAATTATTCTCCGCTGCACCGGCGTGGGTCCCAGTACAAACTTGACCTCGCCCGGCTGCAGCAGGACCTGAGGGGACCGCTCCTCCAGGGCGGGGCAGTGGTTGGCGTGGCCATGCATCATGTCCGAGACGGAGGGCCGCGGCTCCGACAGGCCGTGGACGCAGGTGCGCTGCTTCCGCTCCTCGTCGACATTGGAAGTATTCACGTACGTGTGAATCTGTGGGGGGACAAGGCCACAAAAGGTTGGAATAAAGTCAgtacagtctagtttattgtcacgtgtaccgaggtacagtgaaaaccgttctgttgcgttctatccagtcagcagaaagacaatatgtggttacaatcgatccattcacagcatgataaggaaataacatttagcgcaaggtaaaaccagtaaagtccgaacaaggatagtccaagggccaccaatgaggtagatagtagttcaggactgttctctggttcAGTTGCTGCCATCTGAACACTTAGACGTTATTAAAGCTGCCAAAGTTAATCAAGGTTTTATATACAATGGTGCAAATGATCGTGCAAGTTTATCAtggaatatgttttaattccactTAAAAGTTAGTTTAAAAATTAGTatgtaaaggtgctgcctgacctgtacagttaccccagctttttgtgccaatcttAAGTAGTATGCAAACTGTATTTTAACCCATGATTTACCAAGTCTAATTATCTGCTGATTATCTAATTACCAATAAACTGTTGTGAAACCCGTACAATTCCCAAACTTGACATCCACctgagagatacaccatggaaccaggcccttcggcaatcaccctgtactatccttcacactagggacaattcatagtCGCCTTtgatctttgcccctctcaccaatgATAATACCAATCTAATTTACAATCCATTGAGCCACAATGtcattagaatcatagagttatacagcacaaaaacaggcccttcggcccaacattgcCCATGCCAataatgccccatctaaactagtcccacctgcccgcggttggcccatatccctctaaacattccatcacagtgaggaatgtggtggatgtttatgttaaattttattttatgtggctgtgtgtcttgttgcattttaCTTAGCATGGCTGtattgtaactcaaatttcactgtaccttaaatggtacgtgataattaaattgaatcttgaatccatgtacctgtccaagtgtctactaaatgttgttatagaacctgcctcgactaacctcctctgacagctcgtccaCTGGGATGCCAGGGCATGAGGTGCGAGTGAGGAAAGAAAGCTGTGTCCATTTTGCTTGGACTTTCACTCCTCAGTGGGCACCTCATCAACCTGGCCTCACATCTGATGGTCTGGCACCTgtgtatttagacaatagacaataggtgcaggtgtaggccattcggcccttcgaaccagcaccgccattctctgtgatcatggctgatcatccccaatctgtaccccgttcttgccttctccccatatcccctgactcctctatttttaagagccctatctatctctctcttgaaagcatccagtgaacctgcctccaccgccctctgaggcagagaattccacagactcaccactctctgtgagaaagtgtttcctcgtctccgttctaaatggcttactccttattcttaaagattGGGTGGGTCAGGTAGGAGAGTATCGTGGATTTCCACAACCTCTTTCCCAGGACACTGGCTCAAAGGTTTCAGACGTGACGGTTTTGGATGGTGACGTTTGCCTAATCCTGATATCGGTTCCATTTCCCAATGTATTAGTTTTGCAAGTACACAGTGCGCAGTGGATTCTCCCACACACGGATATAAGGTCCACACACCTGGTCATCCCCTCCTATGAGTGGGTGGGTGGACTCTTCCCCCACCGAGGACAGACGGGCACTTCCAATGGAAGGGTGTCGAGTCGAAGGGTGAGAGGAGCCATCGCCCATGGATGGGTAACAAGGGAATCCATTAGGAAAACCGGGCACGGTGAAACTGGGGGCTGAAAGCAAAGAAATAAACACAGCTTCATTAAGCAACAGAATCGCACCGTCTCCCCATCTTTATTCCACCTTACAGAGTATATTGACCGCGTCACGGCCTGCTTCggcaactcaaacgcccaggaacCACAAAGATCGCAAAAAGGGTGAGCACTGCCCTGGTCCGTCACaggtgctgacctccccaccatcaaaggggtcTACTGGAGGCGCCAGCACCAgctgagacccacaccaccctggccacgctctcatttcacccctatcATCggcaagaaggtataggagcccgaAAAATgtcacgtccaggttcaggaacagcttcttccttacagccatcaggccattaaacaccacaacctccaaacAGGCTCGGAATTATATCATCTTATCTgttgtgcttctgcaagtaagaattgcattgttgtgTTTTGGGACATAAAGCTCTCTTGACTCGACCTTTATTCCTCTGCTCTAACCCAGCCAAACACCAGAAAGGAGTTCAAGGGTATTtgcacatgtattttttatttctatttatttttcatgcacactgaatggacactggttgagcaacgtttttttgtttcctctgggtatgcgaatactcaggaaatgacaataaagatatacaatacaatacaatacaatacaagggaACTTTCCAAGAGAGTAAATAAGAATGAAGGTACCGGGAGCCACACTGACGCAAAGATAATGTGCATGTGAAATATGGAATGCACTATAGCTCGACAGAAACAAAGATAGTTCAGATCGATGAAGACGAGGGGCTAGATTCTTgagcaaggcacaaagtgctggagaaactcagtggatctatggcgggaatggacaggcaccatttcaggtcgagacctctcctttctcaacccaaaacttcaccagcCCATCccatccgcagatgctgcctgacctgctgagttactccagtactttgtctccttttttttttagtaGACAACTGGTTTCAAAATGGAAAAGCACAATTTCCAATAGAGTCCATGGGTCTATTAAGATaaaatgttgaatgttttatgtgccattcctaactgtcactgtatgtcatgttgtcacttgcgggcggagcaccaaggcaaattccttgtatgtgaatacttggccaataaacttattcattcattcagaaaaCAGTAACAAGTGTGAGACAATGTTACCTTCAAAATCAAGAGC
Proteins encoded in this window:
- the LOC129708913 gene encoding fibroblast growth factor receptor substrate 2-like isoform X2 translates to MGSCWSCLDKDTISENHPTKFKVTNVDDDGNELGSGIMELTSSELILHTRKRDAVRWPYLCLRRYGYDSNLFSFESGRRCQTGQGIFAFKCARAEEIFNLLQEIMQCNSINVVEEPMMISRNPHPTEIDLPRTPQTPTTPSFTVPGFPNGFPCYPSMGDGSSHPSTRHPSIGSARLSSVGEESTHPLIGGDDQIHTYVNTSNVDEERKQRTCVHGLSEPRPSVSDMMHGHANHCPALEERSPQVLLQPGEVKFVLGPTPVQRRIIELERMDRHRELAEYSAAVAYQERDPFQDGCDQNAMCSSMNKMTYENVNGLPVSSGSGLRRGRLKMCGDGQNHNNCAHRKTAMLNYENLPSLPPLWESQTQRQEEEDWSDSGSPPQNGYHNNLDPLRNYVNTENVTIQPGLHKVDFSRQRECTPNVFSFDFRCPCPEQRQLNYIQVELEGASDSDVPQTPRMPSTPVPPTPTRRTEFYAVIDIKKTAAMSSLQKALPRDDGTARKTRHNSTDLPL
- the LOC129708913 gene encoding fibroblast growth factor receptor substrate 2-like isoform X1, producing the protein MGSCWSCLDKDTISENHPTKFKVTNVDDDGNELGSGIMELTSSELILHTRKRDAVRWPYLCLRRYGYDSNLFSFESGRRCQTGQGIFAFKCARAEEIFNLLQEIMQCNSINVVEEPMMISRNPHPTEIDLPRTPQTPTTPSFTVPGFPNGFPCYPSMGDGSSHPSTRHPSIGSARLSSVGEESTHPLIGGDDQIHTYVNTSNVDEERKQRTCVHGLSEPRPSVSDMMHGHANHCPALEERSPQVLLQPGEVKFVLGPTPVQRRIIELERMDRHRELAEYSAAVAYQERDPFQDGCDQNAMCSSMNKMTYENVNGLPVSSGSGLRRGRLKMCGDGQNHNNCAHRKTAMLNYENLPSLPPLWESQTQRQEEEDWSDSGSPPQNGYHNNLDPLRNYVNTENVTIQPGLHKVDFSRQRECTPNVFSFDFRCPCPEQRQLNYIQVELEGASDSDVPQTPRMPSTPVPPTPTRRTEFYAVIDIKKTAAMSSLQKALPRDDGTARKTRHNSTDLPFSSFVGTHC